Proteins encoded in a region of the Chloroflexota bacterium genome:
- the cofE gene encoding coenzyme F420-0:L-glutamate ligase translates to MLRQMTVTAIPGIPDIRQGDDLGEVIACALGEAEYPLQDGDVVAVAQKIVSKAEGRIVALADVEPSSEAMVWAQRTHKDPRLVELILRESAQVLRARPGLMIVEHRLGFVCANAGIDHSNVCPGNEDDQWVLLLPLDPDRSARRIREALHEQLGVRVAVLIVDSHGRAWRLGAVGVVIGVAGLLPLTDLRGRRDLYGRMLRVTRVGTADSVAAAAALLMGEADEGTPVVVVRGAPYEAGAGRLVDLLRPRELDMFR, encoded by the coding sequence ATGTTACGGCAGATGACGGTGACCGCCATCCCCGGCATTCCGGATATTCGTCAAGGCGATGACCTCGGTGAGGTCATCGCATGCGCGTTGGGCGAGGCAGAGTATCCGCTGCAGGATGGGGACGTGGTCGCCGTCGCGCAGAAGATCGTCTCGAAGGCGGAGGGGAGGATCGTCGCCCTGGCCGATGTGGAGCCATCGTCGGAGGCGATGGTGTGGGCGCAAAGGACGCACAAAGATCCTCGCCTGGTGGAGCTGATCCTGCGTGAGTCTGCCCAGGTCCTGCGCGCCCGGCCCGGGCTGATGATCGTCGAGCATCGGCTGGGCTTCGTTTGCGCCAATGCTGGCATCGATCATTCCAACGTGTGCCCGGGGAACGAGGATGACCAATGGGTGCTGTTGCTGCCTCTGGACCCGGATCGATCGGCGCGGCGGATCCGAGAGGCCTTGCATGAACAGCTGGGGGTCCGGGTGGCCGTGCTGATCGTGGACTCGCACGGTCGGGCATGGCGGCTGGGAGCTGTGGGGGTGGTCATCGGGGTGGCGGGGCTGCTCCCGCTGACGGATCTGCGGGGGCGGAGGGATCTGTATGGGAGGATGCTGCGCGTGACCCGTGTGGGCACCGCGGATAGCGTGGCGGCCGCGGCCGCGCTCCTCATGGGCGAGGCCGACGAGGGGACGCCGGTGGTCGTGGTGCGGGGCGCGCCGTATGAGGCCGGGGCAGGCCGTCTGGTGGACCTCCTGCGCCCGCGAGAGTTGGACATGTTTCGCTAG
- the npdG gene encoding NADPH-dependent F420 reductase has protein sequence MEIGTIAVLGGTGHEGPGLAMRWAASGLDVIIGSRQREKAERVAAEINERLGRDLVRGMENFAAASAAQTVVLTVPYSAHAAVLTHVKEAVQGKVFVDVTVPLRPPKVSRVWIPEGGSATQEAQAILGPDVRVVCAFQNISAEHLKDPDHPIDCDVLVCGDDAKAKAVAIALCERAGMRGLDAGPLQNAVVVEGLTPILIGINRRYKAKGAGIRITGLE, from the coding sequence ATGGAGATCGGCACCATTGCCGTGTTGGGAGGCACCGGCCATGAGGGGCCGGGTCTGGCGATGCGTTGGGCGGCTTCTGGCCTGGATGTGATCATCGGGTCCCGCCAGCGGGAGAAGGCGGAGCGGGTGGCGGCCGAGATCAACGAGCGGTTGGGGCGGGACCTGGTGCGGGGGATGGAGAATTTCGCCGCGGCGAGTGCGGCGCAGACGGTCGTGTTGACCGTGCCGTATAGCGCCCACGCGGCGGTGTTGACCCATGTGAAAGAGGCGGTGCAGGGAAAGGTGTTCGTCGATGTGACGGTGCCACTGCGTCCACCCAAGGTCAGCCGGGTATGGATCCCGGAGGGAGGCTCGGCGACCCAGGAGGCGCAGGCCATTCTGGGGCCGGACGTCCGGGTGGTGTGCGCTTTCCAGAACATCTCCGCCGAGCACCTGAAAGACCCGGATCATCCCATCGATTGTGACGTGCTGGTCTGTGGCGACGACGCGAAGGCCAAGGCGGTGGCCATCGCGCTATGTGAGCGGGCGGGGATGCGAGGGCTGGACGCGGGACCGCTCCAGAACGCCGTCGTGGTGGAGGGGCTGACCCCGATCCTCATCGGGATCAATCGTCGCTACAAGGCGAAGGGAGCCGGGATCCGGATCACGGGCCTGGAGTAG
- the ssnA gene encoding putative aminohydrolase SsnA: protein MYLIVHGTVITMDERMSIIEDGAVLVVDDTIEAIGPTDELLAQYPDVERIDAHGQWVMPGSICAHTHFYGLFARGMALPGAPRDFPEILDTLWWPLDRALRPEGIRLSALVCLIDAVRHGTTTLIDHHASQACVDGSLDIIAEAVEQVGLRACLCYEVSDREGPEVAAAGIRENVRWLRRVSREKPPRLAGLFGLHASLSLSDETLTRCVAEAQSLGGVGFHLHAAEGPADQEDSLRRYGVRVVERLSRLGVLGPRTILAHAVDIDPWEMALLRETGTWVTHQPRSNMNNAVGTADVPAMLRGGMHVGLGNDGFSNDMFEEMKVAYLIHKAWRRDPRAMPADQVMQLAYTHNGALATQVFGRPIGRLSPGSAADIIFVDYRPPTPVTSENLPWHIIFGVSGGQVTTTICDGRVLMRDRRLLMLDEAAIAAAAREEARHTWARYARLVS, encoded by the coding sequence ATGTATCTTATCGTTCATGGCACCGTGATCACCATGGATGAGCGGATGTCCATCATCGAGGATGGAGCGGTGCTCGTCGTGGACGACACCATCGAGGCGATCGGTCCCACGGACGAGCTGCTGGCTCAGTATCCCGATGTGGAACGGATCGATGCGCATGGGCAGTGGGTGATGCCCGGGAGCATCTGCGCGCATACTCACTTCTATGGGCTGTTCGCTCGCGGTATGGCGCTGCCCGGCGCGCCGCGTGATTTCCCGGAGATCCTGGACACGTTGTGGTGGCCCCTGGATCGGGCGTTGCGGCCTGAGGGGATTCGTTTGAGCGCGCTGGTTTGCCTGATCGACGCCGTTCGCCACGGGACGACGACGCTGATCGATCACCATGCCAGCCAGGCGTGCGTGGACGGCTCGTTGGACATCATCGCCGAGGCGGTGGAGCAGGTCGGATTGCGAGCCTGTCTGTGCTACGAGGTCAGTGATCGGGAGGGGCCGGAGGTGGCGGCGGCCGGGATCCGGGAGAACGTGCGGTGGCTGCGGCGGGTCTCTCGGGAGAAGCCTCCTCGCCTGGCCGGGCTTTTCGGCCTGCACGCCTCCCTCTCCTTGAGCGATGAGACGTTGACGCGCTGTGTGGCGGAGGCGCAATCCCTGGGCGGGGTCGGATTCCATCTGCACGCGGCCGAGGGGCCGGCCGATCAAGAGGATAGCCTGCGGCGTTATGGAGTGCGGGTAGTCGAGCGTCTGTCTCGCCTCGGCGTGTTGGGGCCGCGTACCATCCTCGCCCACGCGGTGGATATCGATCCCTGGGAGATGGCGTTGCTGCGGGAGACCGGGACGTGGGTGACCCATCAGCCACGATCCAATATGAACAACGCCGTGGGCACGGCCGATGTCCCTGCCATGTTGCGAGGTGGGATGCACGTGGGCCTGGGGAACGATGGGTTTTCCAACGATATGTTCGAGGAGATGAAGGTGGCCTATCTGATCCACAAGGCATGGCGGAGGGATCCACGGGCCATGCCGGCAGATCAGGTGATGCAACTGGCGTATACGCACAACGGGGCGTTAGCGACTCAGGTGTTCGGGCGGCCGATCGGCCGGTTGAGCCCGGGGAGCGCGGCCGACATCATCTTCGTGGATTATCGTCCTCCCACGCCGGTGACGTCGGAGAACCTCCCCTGGCATATCATCTTCGGCGTGAGTGGTGGTCAGGTGACGACCACCATCTGCGATGGACGTGTGCTCATGCGTGATCGGCGGCTCCTGATGCTCGATGAGGCGGCCATCGCCGCGGCTGCTCGGGAGGAGGCGCGGCATACCTGGGCTCGATACGCCCGGCTTGTGTCCTGA